The following proteins come from a genomic window of Achromobacter deleyi:
- a CDS encoding AI-2E family transporter — protein MSQSSSLHYRTFLLLLVIVSIAFGWLLWPFYGAVFWGAILAILFAPLQRRLVPRIGGRRNLAALITLALVLLLVILPLVVISGSLVSEGANLYQSIKSGQINFGAYFQQAMEALPPSVHDLLARFDLADIPSLQEKLSAGAMQVSQFLATQALSIGQDTFQFVISFGIMLYLLFFLLRDGPQLGLRIKRAMPLSDTHKHHLFRKFTTVVRATVKGNIAVAASQGALGGIIFSILGIQGALLWGVIMGFLSLLPAVGAGLIWAPVAIYFLLTGATIKGVVLIAFGVLVIGMVDNVLRPILVGKDTKMPDYVVLISTLGGMALFGLNGFVIGPLIAALFMACWDLFSPPAEAAVAPAEPPPPPSPEKAD, from the coding sequence ATGAGCCAATCCTCAAGCTTGCATTACCGGACTTTCCTGCTCCTCCTGGTGATCGTCTCCATCGCCTTCGGCTGGCTGCTGTGGCCGTTCTACGGCGCGGTGTTCTGGGGCGCCATCCTGGCCATCCTGTTTGCGCCGCTGCAACGGCGCCTGGTGCCGCGCATCGGCGGACGGCGCAACCTGGCGGCCCTGATCACGCTGGCGCTGGTGCTGCTGCTGGTGATCCTGCCGCTGGTGGTCATCAGCGGTTCGCTGGTGAGCGAGGGCGCGAACCTCTACCAGAGCATCAAGTCCGGGCAGATCAACTTCGGCGCCTACTTCCAGCAGGCCATGGAGGCGCTGCCGCCTTCGGTGCACGACCTGCTGGCGCGGTTCGACCTGGCGGACATCCCCAGCCTGCAGGAAAAGCTCAGCGCGGGCGCGATGCAGGTCAGCCAGTTCCTCGCGACCCAGGCGCTGAGCATCGGCCAGGACACGTTCCAGTTCGTGATCAGCTTCGGCATCATGCTGTACCTGCTGTTCTTCCTGCTGCGCGACGGGCCGCAACTGGGCCTGCGCATCAAGCGCGCCATGCCGCTCAGCGACACGCACAAGCATCACCTGTTCCGCAAGTTCACGACGGTGGTGCGCGCCACGGTCAAGGGCAATATCGCGGTGGCGGCGTCGCAGGGCGCGTTGGGCGGCATCATCTTCTCCATCCTGGGCATCCAGGGGGCGCTGCTGTGGGGCGTCATCATGGGCTTCCTGTCGCTGCTGCCAGCGGTGGGCGCGGGGCTGATCTGGGCGCCGGTGGCGATCTATTTCCTGCTGACGGGCGCGACCATCAAGGGCGTGGTGCTGATCGCCTTCGGCGTGCTGGTGATCGGCATGGTCGACAACGTGCTGCGTCCGATCCTGGTGGGCAAGGACACCAAGATGCCCGACTACGTGGTGCTGATCTCGACGCTGGGCGGCATGGCGCTGTTCGGCTTGAACGGCTTCGTCATCGGGCCGCTGATCGCCGCGCTGTTCATGGCCTGCTGGGACCTGTTCTCGCCTCCGGCCGAGGCCGCCGTCGCGCCGGCCGAACCGCCGCCCCCGCCGTCGCCCGAGAAGGCGGATTGA
- a CDS encoding c-type cytochrome encodes MKKLSTLAALACMTVGSLLATSAQAQFAKPEDAVKYRQSALTLMASHFGRMTPVIKGQAPYDAAQIKANVEVLKTLSALPWTAFGAGTEGGDARPEIWSDAAGFKQKQQAFQDNIVKLSAAADAGDLDKLRAAFGDVGASCKACHDAYRKKK; translated from the coding sequence ATGAAGAAGTTGTCCACGCTCGCCGCGCTGGCCTGTATGACTGTCGGGTCGCTGCTGGCGACCTCGGCCCAGGCGCAGTTCGCCAAGCCGGAAGATGCCGTCAAGTACCGCCAGTCGGCGCTGACGCTGATGGCCTCGCACTTCGGCCGCATGACGCCGGTGATCAAGGGCCAGGCGCCTTACGACGCGGCCCAGATCAAGGCCAACGTCGAAGTGCTCAAGACGCTGTCGGCGCTGCCGTGGACGGCTTTCGGCGCGGGTACGGAAGGCGGCGACGCCCGTCCGGAAATCTGGAGCGACGCGGCCGGCTTCAAGCAGAAGCAGCAGGCGTTCCAGGACAACATCGTCAAGCTGTCGGCCGCCGCCGACGCCGGCGATCTCGACAAGCTGCGCGCCGCCTTCGGCGATGTGGGCGCCAGCTGCAAGGCCTGTCACGACGCCTACCGCAAGAAGAAGTAA
- a CDS encoding phage tail assembly chaperone, translating to MSQELDLNGHRYSIGKLSAKQQFHVSRRIAPIVPTLIPVFVRLAAGGRGITEDPGGMADVLQPLADGLAAMKDEDADYVLDTCMQAVQRKQEHGWTAIWSASQRVPMFQDIDLSVMLPLTLRVIVGSLGPFIQGLLTSQTGSPEATQAG from the coding sequence ATGTCACAGGAACTTGATCTGAACGGCCACCGGTACTCCATCGGGAAACTGAGCGCCAAGCAACAGTTCCACGTGTCGCGCCGCATCGCTCCGATCGTTCCTACGCTGATCCCCGTGTTCGTCCGCCTCGCGGCGGGCGGTCGCGGGATCACCGAGGATCCGGGCGGCATGGCCGATGTCCTGCAACCGCTGGCCGATGGCCTGGCGGCGATGAAGGACGAGGACGCCGATTATGTGCTGGACACCTGCATGCAGGCGGTCCAGCGCAAGCAGGAACATGGCTGGACCGCCATCTGGTCGGCCAGCCAGCGCGTGCCAATGTTCCAGGACATCGACCTGTCGGTCATGTTGCCGCTGACGCTGCGCGTCATCGTCGGAAGCCTCGGGCCTTTTATACAAGGGCTGCTTACCAGCCAGACCGGCAGCCCCGAGGCGACACAGGCTGGCTGA
- a CDS encoding DUF6889 family protein produces the protein MLAPVLEGLCKYESLKDGTLDLADIALLNDALSVRADNKAEAHRRHMAEKNG, from the coding sequence TTGCTGGCGCCGGTCCTCGAGGGGCTCTGCAAGTACGAGTCCCTCAAGGACGGCACCCTGGACCTGGCCGACATCGCGCTCCTGAACGACGCGCTGTCGGTCCGGGCAGACAACAAGGCGGAAGCGCACCGCCGCCACATGGCAGAAAAAAATGGCTAA
- a CDS encoding GNAT family N-acetyltransferase has protein sequence MIRHAHPADLAFLPDIERSAAERFLGTPMAWAATGETQPPAVLASAAAAGLLWVAADDGDRPVGFALAQPMDGDLFLAEMSVASPWQGQGLGGGLLRAVVTRARAAGEYDAVVLTTDRELPWNGPFYRRHGFVEVSAAQLTPALRARLREEAAAGFDPARRCAMRFAWSD, from the coding sequence ATGATCCGACACGCCCATCCGGCCGACCTGGCCTTCCTGCCCGACATCGAACGCTCGGCCGCCGAACGCTTTCTTGGCACGCCCATGGCCTGGGCCGCCACCGGCGAGACCCAGCCGCCGGCAGTGCTGGCGAGCGCGGCGGCAGCCGGATTGCTGTGGGTCGCGGCGGACGACGGCGACCGGCCCGTGGGGTTCGCGCTGGCGCAACCGATGGACGGCGACCTGTTCCTGGCGGAGATGTCGGTCGCCAGTCCGTGGCAGGGCCAAGGCCTGGGCGGCGGCCTGCTGCGCGCGGTGGTGACGCGGGCACGGGCGGCGGGGGAGTACGACGCGGTCGTCCTGACGACCGACCGGGAGCTGCCCTGGAATGGCCCGTTCTACCGGCGGCACGGCTTTGTCGAGGTGTCGGCGGCGCAACTGACGCCGGCACTGCGCGCGCGGCTGCGGGAAGAGGCGGCCGCGGGATTCGATCCTGCCCGGCGCTGCGCGATGCGTTTCGCGTGGTCGGACTGA
- a CDS encoding phage protein, translating into MSTYSFADISASLVGPGGAISLGSGSGVADEGIAIAAKAEKSAMTVGADGEVMHTLRADKSGTVTLSYLKTSPVNAQLQALYDAQSLDSRLWGKNLITVTNPATGDVTACRSCAFSKKPDLTYKKDGDVVKWTFDAAKIDTILGIY; encoded by the coding sequence ATGTCTACCTATTCGTTCGCTGATATCAGCGCCAGTCTCGTGGGCCCGGGCGGGGCGATTTCGCTGGGTTCCGGTTCGGGCGTGGCCGATGAAGGCATCGCCATCGCCGCCAAGGCCGAGAAAAGCGCCATGACCGTGGGCGCCGACGGCGAGGTCATGCACACGCTGCGTGCCGACAAGAGCGGCACCGTGACGCTGAGCTACCTGAAAACGTCGCCGGTCAACGCGCAGCTGCAGGCCCTGTACGACGCCCAGTCGCTGGACAGCCGCCTGTGGGGCAAGAACCTGATCACCGTCACCAACCCGGCCACGGGCGACGTGACGGCGTGCCGTTCGTGCGCTTTCAGCAAGAAGCCCGATCTCACCTACAAGAAGGACGGCGACGTGGTGAAGTGGACGTTCGACGCCGCGAAGATCGACACGATCCTGGGAATCTACTAA
- a CDS encoding DUF3053 family protein codes for MAMLRICLATLAAATVLALTACGNREPQERAAFIGLLQQRIAAGTLAPIGALSEAESDAIGRYRDAYAVITDFQDALAKAAASLRPVLAAERIQSVDDIVRRRQGLADARATLADSARRLQVAQARADKARGGMELAPDLAPVYDGVYDEAVTAPAAELRDAAGTMDTVARDALGVADFVTAHAGDIALEDGQAKVATPSLQQELNQRLQRLNAQSGALEQARAVVARQAP; via the coding sequence ATGGCAATGCTGCGGATCTGCCTGGCCACCCTGGCGGCGGCCACGGTGCTGGCGCTGACGGCTTGCGGCAATCGCGAACCGCAGGAGCGGGCCGCCTTCATCGGCCTGCTGCAGCAACGTATCGCGGCGGGCACGCTGGCGCCGATCGGCGCGCTGAGCGAGGCCGAGTCGGACGCCATCGGCCGTTATCGCGACGCCTATGCGGTCATTACCGATTTCCAGGACGCCCTGGCCAAGGCCGCCGCGTCGCTGCGTCCGGTGCTGGCGGCCGAGCGCATCCAGTCGGTCGACGACATCGTGCGGCGACGCCAGGGCCTGGCCGACGCGCGCGCGACGCTGGCCGACAGCGCCCGCCGGTTGCAGGTCGCCCAGGCCCGCGCCGACAAGGCGCGCGGCGGCATGGAACTGGCGCCGGACCTGGCGCCGGTCTATGACGGCGTGTACGACGAGGCGGTCACGGCCCCCGCGGCCGAGTTGCGGGACGCCGCGGGCACGATGGACACCGTGGCGCGCGACGCCCTGGGCGTGGCCGACTTCGTCACCGCCCATGCCGGCGACATCGCGCTCGAGGACGGGCAGGCCAAGGTCGCCACGCCATCGCTGCAGCAGGAACTGAACCAGCGCTTGCAGCGCTTGAATGCGCAATCCGGGGCGCTGGAGCAGGCCCGCGCCGTGGTGGCGCGGCAGGCCCCCTAG
- a CDS encoding cytochrome b/b6 domain-containing protein: MQNNRLAIRIWDLPTRLFHWALVVCIVGAFVSVKLGGLYMDWHVRFGCTALGLIIFRLLWGFVGPRYARFAQFVRGPRAVANYLKGAAAPAGHNPLGALSVLALLLVIGFQAVSGLFTTDDIMTQGPLFGHVSESTASLLTSWHKLNEWVIIGLIALHLLAVAWYALVRRKRLVRAIITGNVDPKDVPPGTPPTQDGFAIWLRALILGACVTGLVLWIRSLEIAADMSFS, encoded by the coding sequence ATGCAAAACAACCGGCTTGCCATCCGCATCTGGGACCTTCCCACCCGCCTCTTCCACTGGGCGCTCGTCGTCTGTATCGTCGGCGCCTTCGTCAGCGTCAAGCTGGGCGGGTTGTACATGGACTGGCACGTGCGCTTCGGCTGTACCGCGCTGGGCCTGATCATCTTCCGCCTGCTGTGGGGCTTTGTCGGCCCGCGCTATGCGCGCTTCGCGCAGTTCGTGCGCGGTCCGCGCGCCGTGGCCAACTATCTCAAGGGCGCGGCCGCGCCCGCCGGCCACAATCCGCTGGGGGCGCTGTCGGTGCTGGCGCTGCTGCTGGTGATCGGCTTCCAGGCCGTGAGCGGCCTGTTCACCACCGACGACATCATGACGCAGGGCCCGCTGTTCGGCCACGTCAGCGAGTCCACCGCCAGCCTGCTGACCTCGTGGCACAAACTCAATGAATGGGTCATCATCGGCCTGATCGCGCTGCACCTGCTGGCCGTGGCCTGGTATGCGCTGGTGCGGCGCAAGCGGCTGGTGCGCGCCATCATCACCGGCAACGTCGATCCGAAGGACGTCCCGCCCGGCACGCCGCCGACCCAGGACGGGTTCGCGATCTGGCTGCGCGCCCTGATCCTGGGGGCGTGCGTCACCGGCTTGGTGCTGTGGATCCGTTCGCTGGAGATCGCCGCGGACATGTCGTTCTCGTAG
- a CDS encoding S24 family peptidase codes for MDIRSIRLNNLKYAVHEAGGVDRLAERAGVSRKYLDQILQGFQGRRDKNPRRVGDALAARLAAGLGQPAHWMDLPHPDLWRELSPHAVADEPTGRLVSFHPARLGRPDHGNVLIAQFDTGGAMGNGLELRDQPGVIQSWNVSPEWLQKNVRGFSASKNLCIVTGFGDSMRPMFNPGDPLIVDRGVQAVEYDAIYFFRVGSEGFIKRLQRIPTAAGLVVRAKSENTKYDAWDITEGMDFEVFGRVLKVWRSEDF; via the coding sequence ATGGACATCCGCTCGATACGACTGAACAACCTCAAGTACGCCGTGCACGAAGCGGGGGGCGTCGACCGCCTGGCCGAACGCGCCGGCGTCAGTCGCAAATACCTCGACCAGATCCTTCAAGGGTTCCAGGGCAGGCGCGACAAGAACCCGCGCCGGGTCGGCGATGCGCTGGCTGCCAGGCTGGCCGCCGGCCTGGGCCAGCCCGCCCACTGGATGGACCTGCCCCACCCCGACCTGTGGCGCGAACTCTCGCCCCACGCCGTGGCCGACGAGCCCACGGGCCGGCTCGTGTCCTTCCACCCCGCGCGGCTGGGCAGGCCCGATCACGGCAATGTCCTCATCGCCCAGTTCGACACCGGAGGCGCCATGGGCAACGGCCTGGAACTGCGTGACCAGCCCGGCGTCATCCAGAGCTGGAACGTCAGCCCGGAATGGCTGCAGAAGAACGTGCGCGGCTTTTCCGCCTCGAAGAACCTGTGCATCGTCACCGGGTTCGGCGACTCCATGCGCCCCATGTTCAACCCCGGCGATCCCCTGATCGTCGACCGCGGCGTGCAGGCCGTCGAATACGACGCCATCTACTTCTTCCGCGTCGGCAGCGAAGGCTTCATCAAGCGGCTGCAACGCATTCCCACCGCCGCCGGCCTGGTGGTCCGGGCCAAATCCGAGAACACCAAGTACGACGCCTGGGACATCACCGAAGGCATGGATTTCGAGGTCTTCGGCCGCGTGCTGAAGGTCTGGCGCAGCGAGGACTTCTAA
- a CDS encoding DUF4153 domain-containing protein: protein MATPSRLSAPEKTILIHGALGALLALALHAALLNRVWPWHNLFATLFAIQWIWLVPLAGAMLAGMRSGKRWLLALAAYGVVVPALHAYGLVTLLGWQPAAYTDSGPRSLATLITAASGFILLPLIQALDPSRPGWDYPAVFRAAWRNTVKLALAGGLTLAVWLLFWAASAMFGMIGITAVGQIVKSTRFLLGVMPLVLAVCLVGVHRRPQLADTLQRSWLTLTAWLLPLVALVGIAFVLALAARLTLDLQAGALSAGALIAFSALWIKLINSAWQDSPQAPPFGPRLRAVLRVAAIGLLPLALVALYGLVVRIEQYGWTVPRIWGLYAAILLTLYALGYAWAALAARRFHTILGGTNILAAFCALTMLALVSTPLLSPDRIEVNSQVQRLIDGRIPPEEFSYLSAARDRGEYGRQAMRKLADGAAQAQSPKIATAAADALKGQYHDWGPRVTSQERAPAKPANLQAYPPGSPVPDAWWRYAAAENPYEADRCVRAEQAAADNPALNGSRCWLIHADITGLGNDDLVLYVPPRPDASAGGYEAFLSYQKLGNDTWRLVSSKSNRKSEIGPEVDIGSALAQGQVHTEPRQDRDLIVGGRRLPLR, encoded by the coding sequence ATGGCAACCCCTTCGCGTCTGTCGGCGCCCGAGAAAACCATCCTGATCCATGGCGCGCTAGGCGCGCTGCTGGCCTTGGCGCTGCATGCCGCGCTGTTGAACCGCGTGTGGCCATGGCACAACCTGTTCGCCACCCTCTTCGCGATCCAATGGATCTGGCTGGTGCCGCTGGCGGGCGCCATGCTGGCCGGCATGCGTTCGGGCAAGCGCTGGCTGCTGGCGCTGGCGGCCTACGGCGTGGTCGTGCCGGCGCTGCATGCCTACGGGCTGGTGACGCTGCTGGGCTGGCAGCCCGCCGCCTACACCGATAGCGGCCCGCGGTCGCTGGCGACGCTGATCACCGCCGCCAGCGGCTTCATACTGCTGCCGCTGATTCAGGCGCTCGATCCCTCCCGGCCCGGCTGGGACTATCCCGCCGTGTTCCGCGCTGCGTGGCGCAACACCGTCAAGCTGGCGTTGGCGGGCGGCCTGACCCTGGCGGTCTGGCTGCTGTTCTGGGCCGCCAGCGCCATGTTCGGCATGATCGGCATCACCGCGGTCGGCCAGATCGTCAAATCCACCCGCTTCCTGCTCGGCGTCATGCCGCTGGTGCTGGCGGTCTGCCTGGTGGGCGTGCACCGCCGCCCGCAACTGGCGGACACGCTGCAACGCTCGTGGCTCACGCTCACCGCGTGGCTGCTGCCGCTGGTCGCGCTGGTCGGCATCGCCTTCGTGCTGGCGCTGGCGGCCCGGCTGACGCTGGACCTGCAGGCGGGCGCCCTGTCGGCCGGCGCGCTGATCGCCTTCAGCGCGCTCTGGATCAAGCTCATCAACTCCGCCTGGCAGGACAGCCCGCAGGCCCCGCCCTTCGGCCCGCGCCTGCGCGCGGTGCTGCGCGTGGCGGCGATCGGCCTGCTGCCACTGGCGCTGGTGGCGCTGTACGGCCTGGTGGTGCGCATCGAGCAGTACGGCTGGACCGTTCCGCGCATCTGGGGTCTTTACGCCGCGATCCTGCTGACGCTCTACGCGCTGGGCTATGCCTGGGCGGCGTTGGCGGCGCGGCGCTTCCACACGATCCTGGGCGGCACCAACATCCTCGCGGCGTTCTGCGCGCTCACCATGCTGGCGCTGGTGAGCACGCCGCTACTGAGCCCCGACCGCATCGAGGTCAACAGCCAGGTGCAACGCCTGATCGACGGGCGCATCCCGCCGGAAGAATTCAGCTATCTCTCGGCCGCGCGCGACCGCGGCGAATACGGCCGGCAAGCCATGCGCAAACTGGCTGATGGCGCCGCCCAGGCGCAATCCCCCAAGATCGCGACGGCGGCCGCCGACGCCCTGAAGGGCCAATACCATGACTGGGGGCCGCGGGTCACCTCCCAGGAACGCGCCCCGGCCAAGCCGGCCAACCTGCAGGCGTATCCGCCGGGTAGCCCGGTGCCAGATGCCTGGTGGCGCTACGCCGCGGCGGAAAATCCCTACGAGGCAGACCGATGCGTGCGCGCGGAACAGGCCGCGGCCGACAATCCGGCCTTGAACGGCTCGCGCTGCTGGCTGATCCACGCGGACATCACCGGCCTCGGCAATGACGACCTGGTCCTGTACGTGCCGCCGCGTCCCGACGCCAGCGCGGGGGGCTACGAAGCGTTCCTGAGCTATCAAAAGCTGGGCAACGACACCTGGCGCCTGGTGTCCTCCAAGAGCAACCGCAAGTCCGAAATCGGGCCGGAGGTGGATATCGGCAGCGCGCTGGCGCAAGGCCAGGTGCATACCGAACCGCGCCAGGATCGCGACCTGATCGTCGGCGGGCGGCGCCTGCCGCTGCGCTGA
- a CDS encoding DUF3383 domain-containing protein, with amino-acid sequence MANGLPVSRLINVTINMSPLAAQGASLNTALLLGSSAVIDTGERMRSYGGIDAVAADFGTTAAEYRAALLYFQQTPQPSQLYIGRWAKGATSATLRGAVLSAAEKQMSAWTAVTAGAFTLTVDGTAKTVNGLDFSGATNLNGVATIISTALAAASVVWNGSQFVVTSNTSGTTSTLGYASAAGAGTDISSMLGLTAAKASAPVAGVVAESPVDAVSLFLDRFANKFLGLAFADVDITNAQHLAVAALIEADQRHLYGVSTQAPQVLDPTNHDDIASQLKALKVKYSIVQFSSANPYAVASLLGRMLTVNFNANNTTITLMYKQEPGIVAETLSSSQADTLAAKNCNVFVNYDNDTAIIQYGVTPSGIFIDSVYNAIWFRNRVQTDVYNLLYTSPTKVPQTDAGNQLIASVIEAACEAAVNNGYLAPGVWNSAGFGALKQGDTLAKGYYVYAPTIATQSQADREARKAVPFQVAAKEAGAIHTVDVLVTVNR; translated from the coding sequence ATGGCTAATGGATTGCCGGTATCACGCCTGATCAACGTCACGATCAACATGTCGCCGCTCGCGGCGCAAGGCGCGAGCCTGAACACCGCGCTGCTGCTGGGCTCGTCCGCCGTCATCGACACCGGCGAGCGCATGCGCTCCTATGGCGGCATCGACGCCGTCGCCGCCGACTTCGGCACCACCGCGGCCGAATACCGCGCGGCCCTGCTGTACTTCCAGCAGACGCCCCAGCCCTCGCAGTTGTACATCGGCCGCTGGGCCAAGGGCGCGACCTCGGCCACGCTGCGCGGCGCCGTGCTGTCGGCCGCCGAGAAGCAGATGTCGGCCTGGACCGCGGTGACCGCGGGCGCCTTCACCCTGACGGTCGACGGCACCGCCAAGACGGTCAACGGCCTGGACTTCTCCGGCGCCACCAACCTGAACGGCGTCGCCACGATCATCTCGACGGCCCTGGCCGCGGCCTCGGTGGTGTGGAACGGCTCGCAGTTCGTCGTGACCTCGAACACCTCGGGCACCACCTCGACGCTGGGCTACGCCTCGGCCGCCGGCGCCGGCACCGACATCTCGTCGATGCTGGGCCTGACCGCGGCCAAGGCCTCCGCGCCCGTCGCTGGCGTCGTCGCCGAGTCCCCGGTGGATGCCGTGTCGCTGTTCCTGGACCGCTTCGCCAACAAGTTCCTGGGCCTGGCCTTCGCCGATGTCGACATCACCAACGCGCAGCACCTGGCCGTGGCCGCCCTGATCGAGGCCGACCAGCGCCACCTGTACGGCGTGTCGACCCAGGCGCCGCAGGTGCTGGACCCGACCAACCACGACGACATCGCCAGCCAGCTGAAGGCGCTGAAGGTCAAGTACTCGATCGTGCAGTTCTCCAGCGCCAATCCGTACGCAGTGGCCTCGCTGCTGGGCCGCATGCTGACGGTGAACTTCAACGCCAACAACACCACAATCACGCTGATGTACAAGCAGGAGCCCGGCATCGTCGCCGAGACCCTGAGCAGCAGCCAGGCCGACACGCTGGCCGCCAAGAACTGCAACGTGTTCGTCAACTACGACAACGACACGGCCATCATCCAGTACGGCGTGACGCCCAGCGGCATCTTCATCGACTCGGTCTACAACGCGATCTGGTTCCGCAACCGCGTCCAGACCGACGTCTACAACCTGCTGTACACCAGCCCGACCAAGGTGCCGCAGACCGACGCCGGCAACCAGCTGATCGCCTCGGTGATCGAGGCCGCTTGCGAGGCCGCCGTCAACAACGGCTACCTGGCCCCGGGCGTATGGAATTCGGCCGGCTTCGGCGCCCTCAAGCAGGGCGACACGCTGGCCAAGGGCTATTACGTCTACGCGCCGACGATCGCCACCCAGTCGCAGGCCGATCGCGAAGCGCGCAAGGCCGTTCCGTTCCAGGTCGCCGCCAAGGAAGCCGGCGCCATCCACACCGTCGACGTTCTGGTCACGGTCAACCGCTAA
- the purB gene encoding adenylosuccinate lyase: MQIADQLSQLNALSPLDGRYASRGDALRGLLSEAGFMAHRVEVEVAWLVALSDAGLPELPAFSQEARARLQQLVRDFSEADAARIKDIERVTNHDVKAVEYWLKEKVADHAELAAAAEFIHFACTSEDINNTSHALMLSRARSEVVLPRLREIAAKLNDMAVAQADQPMLSRTHGQPASPTTLGKEFANVAARLNRAIAAVEAVDPLAKLNGATGNYNAHLSAYPEIDWPAFSQRVLAGLGLTQNRHTIQIEPHDWMSALFDAIVRANIIVLDLDRDIWGYVALGYFKQRLKEGEVGSSTMPHKVNPIDFENSEGNLGLANAVLRHLSDKLPISRWQRDLTDSTVLRNLGVGLGYCLVAWDACMRGLGKLEVNVAAIDADIDACWEVLAEPVQTVMRRYGLPQPYEQLKALTRGKGITEEALREFIQGLALPDEPKARLLAMTPRSYIGLAADLARAV, translated from the coding sequence ATGCAAATCGCCGACCAGCTTAGCCAACTTAACGCCCTTTCGCCACTGGATGGCCGATACGCCTCCCGCGGCGACGCGCTGCGCGGGCTGCTCTCCGAGGCCGGTTTCATGGCCCACCGCGTCGAGGTCGAGGTGGCCTGGCTGGTGGCCCTGTCCGACGCCGGCCTGCCGGAACTGCCCGCTTTCTCCCAGGAAGCCCGCGCCCGCCTGCAACAGCTGGTGCGCGACTTCTCCGAAGCCGACGCCGCCCGCATCAAGGACATCGAACGCGTCACCAACCACGACGTCAAGGCCGTCGAGTACTGGCTCAAGGAAAAGGTCGCCGACCACGCCGAACTGGCAGCCGCGGCCGAATTCATCCATTTCGCCTGCACCTCCGAGGACATCAACAACACCTCGCACGCGCTGATGCTGTCGCGCGCCCGCAGCGAAGTGGTGCTGCCGCGCCTGCGTGAAATCGCTGCCAAGCTCAACGACATGGCCGTGGCCCAGGCCGACCAGCCGATGCTGTCGCGCACCCATGGCCAGCCGGCCAGCCCGACCACGCTGGGCAAGGAATTCGCCAACGTCGCGGCGCGCCTGAACCGCGCCATCGCCGCGGTCGAAGCGGTCGACCCGCTGGCCAAGCTCAACGGCGCCACCGGCAACTACAACGCCCACCTGTCGGCCTACCCCGAAATCGACTGGCCCGCCTTCAGCCAGCGCGTGCTGGCCGGCCTGGGCCTGACCCAGAACCGCCACACCATCCAGATCGAGCCGCACGACTGGATGTCGGCGCTGTTCGACGCCATCGTGCGCGCCAACATCATCGTGCTCGACCTGGACCGCGACATCTGGGGCTACGTGGCCCTGGGCTACTTCAAGCAGCGCCTGAAGGAGGGCGAGGTCGGTTCGTCGACCATGCCGCACAAGGTCAACCCGATCGACTTCGAGAACTCCGAAGGCAACCTGGGCCTGGCCAACGCCGTGCTGCGCCATCTGTCTGATAAATTGCCGATCTCCCGCTGGCAGCGCGACCTGACCGACTCCACGGTGCTGCGCAACCTGGGCGTGGGCCTGGGCTACTGCCTGGTCGCGTGGGACGCCTGCATGCGCGGCCTGGGCAAGCTGGAAGTCAACGTCGCCGCGATCGATGCCGACATCGACGCCTGCTGGGAAGTGCTGGCCGAGCCGGTGCAGACCGTCATGCGCCGCTATGGCCTGCCGCAGCCGTACGAACAGCTCAAAGCTTTGACGCGCGGCAAAGGCATCACCGAGGAAGCCCTGCGAGAATTCATCCAGGGCCTGGCCCTGCCGGACGAACCCAAGGCGCGCCTGCTGGCGATGACCCCGCGTTCGTATATCGGCCTGGCCGCGGACCTGGCCCGGGCGGTATAG